A DNA window from Sporosarcina sp. ANT_H38 contains the following coding sequences:
- a CDS encoding membrane lipoprotein lipid attachment site-containing protein, with the protein MKKLLITFLGILLLAGCSDDKTVSSEKPETDSTSTEEISEPVKEENKIETEQNEGLTDLPEYAILSEKINLDTHKAIIETDNRGNRIILFENDNGIKAFKSIFVKNDNRLKIIKLDDDGLIYNDILN; encoded by the coding sequence ATGAAAAAATTACTAATCACTTTTCTTGGCATCCTGCTACTTGCAGGCTGTTCGGATGATAAAACGGTGTCATCTGAAAAACCTGAAACGGATTCAACTAGCACTGAAGAAATTTCAGAACCAGTTAAAGAAGAAAACAAAATCGAGACAGAGCAAAATGAAGGGTTAACCGACCTACCTGAGTATGCTATCCTCTCGGAAAAAATCAACTTAGATACCCATAAAGCGATTATTGAAACGGACAATCGTGGTAATCGCATTATTCTTTTTGAAAATGACAATGGCATAAAAGCATTTAAGAGCATTTTCGTAAAAAATGATAATCGTCTGAAAATCATTAAGCTTGACGACGATGGTTTAATTTACAATGACATCTTGAACTAA